A region of Nostoc sp. 'Peltigera membranacea cyanobiont' N6 DNA encodes the following proteins:
- a CDS encoding bifunctional orotidine-5'-phosphate decarboxylase/orotate phosphoribosyltransferase, whose translation MNFFDKLNRNILQNQSLLFVGLDPNPEMMPVRYESEELIAGLEKWLQFIIAETSDYVCAYKPTLGFYEALGIPGLELLYKTLAAIPAHIPVILDAKHSDLNTSTIFAKTVFTEWHLDAITLSPYTGQDHVAPFLVYPDKAVFILCCTSNPGAEALQQYPTNDSPLYLQVVKESKTWGTPEQLGLEVGTTNPEVLALIRAIAPERIIMARSIWAEGLNLKQILEAGLNTNGDGLLIPVPQDMLANTQLSEEVKSLRAEINQLKTEIIHENSTCSVWFPDVCFLNQHPYQDLILQLYDIDCIMFGSFVQASGAIFPYYIDLRKIISNPQVFNQVLTAYEDILKNLNFDRLAGIPYGSLPTATGLALRLHCPMIFPRKEVKAHGTRRVIEGHFHPGETVVVVDDILISGKSVMEGAGKLESAGLNVNDIVVLIDHEQGVKDRLQQNGYRSHAVLTISEITNTLYQAGRINEDQFLAFAES comes from the coding sequence ATGAACTTTTTTGATAAATTGAATCGTAATATCTTACAAAATCAAAGCTTACTATTTGTAGGACTCGATCCAAATCCAGAGATGATGCCTGTGCGTTATGAATCTGAGGAACTCATCGCTGGTTTGGAGAAATGGTTACAATTCATTATTGCGGAAACCTCTGATTACGTTTGTGCTTATAAACCGACACTTGGCTTCTACGAAGCGTTAGGTATTCCCGGTTTAGAATTGCTGTACAAAACTTTAGCAGCTATTCCAGCGCACATACCAGTTATTTTAGATGCCAAACATAGTGACTTAAATACTAGTACCATTTTTGCCAAAACTGTGTTTACAGAATGGCATTTAGATGCAATCACTCTTAGTCCCTATACAGGACAAGATCATGTCGCACCTTTTTTGGTCTATCCTGATAAAGCAGTGTTTATTTTATGTTGTACTTCTAATCCAGGTGCAGAAGCTCTACAGCAATATCCTACAAACGATTCACCCCTTTATTTACAGGTGGTGAAAGAATCAAAAACCTGGGGAACTCCAGAACAATTGGGTTTGGAAGTGGGAACTACAAATCCTGAAGTTTTAGCACTTATTCGAGCGATCGCACCTGAACGAATTATTATGGCACGTAGTATCTGGGCAGAGGGGTTAAACCTAAAGCAAATTTTAGAAGCGGGCTTGAATACTAACGGTGATGGTTTGCTAATTCCTGTTCCTCAAGATATGTTGGCAAATACACAATTATCTGAGGAAGTCAAGTCTCTACGCGCTGAAATTAATCAACTAAAAACTGAAATTATTCACGAAAATTCTACATGTTCTGTGTGGTTTCCTGATGTTTGTTTCCTAAATCAGCACCCCTACCAGGATTTGATTTTACAACTTTATGACATTGACTGTATTATGTTTGGCAGCTTTGTCCAAGCATCAGGAGCGATATTCCCTTATTACATCGACTTACGCAAAATTATTTCTAATCCTCAAGTTTTTAATCAAGTTCTCACAGCTTATGAGGATATTTTGAAGAATCTCAATTTTGATAGGTTAGCAGGTATTCCCTATGGTTCTTTGCCTACCGCGACTGGTTTAGCTTTGCGCCTTCATTGTCCAATGATTTTCCCCCGTAAAGAGGTAAAGGCCCACGGAACGCGGAGAGTTATTGAGGGTCACTTTCATCCTGGTGAAACAGTTGTGGTAGTTGACGATATTCTCATCAGTGGTAAAAGTGTTATGGAAGGCGCAGGAAAGTTAGAATCAGCAGGATTAAATGTTAATGATATTGTGGTACTTATCGATCATGAACAAGGTGTGAAAGATAGGTTACAGCAAAATGGTTATCGCAGCCATGCAGTTTTAACTATTTCGGAAATTACTAATACTCTCTATCAAGCAGGACGAATAAATGAGGATCAATTTTTAGCTTTTGCTGAAAGTTAG
- a CDS encoding AI-2E family transporter, with protein MNFSLNQLLKWLIFTLLFPLVFLNGWLAFLLIKNIQPVVTILVLATLLAFVLNYPVAILQKRGVKRGYAVSLVFISALIIVIALGITLVPIVLEQFNEMVKVFPQWIDSSEEKLQVLNDWFFRHKLNLNLSQLLAQVTDQLPNELEFVTDKLLSIIIDTIDSVSDSLIIVVLTFYLLLDGPRIWEGIFKKLPGKFTQQVSQSIQQNFQNYLIGQVTLALLMGVSITLLFLGFQVQFALLFGLGVGLLSLIPFGDVVSLVVITFLIATHDFWLAVKVFAVAVVIDQLIDQAIAPRLLGRFTGLRPIWVLIALLVGTNVAGVLGLLIAVPVAGFIKDAADGFSKSSDSENVVESEVPSELFSEESV; from the coding sequence ATGAATTTTTCACTCAATCAACTACTTAAATGGTTAATTTTTACGCTGCTATTTCCTCTAGTCTTTCTCAATGGTTGGCTAGCATTTTTGCTGATTAAAAATATTCAACCTGTTGTCACCATTCTTGTTTTAGCTACTTTGCTTGCATTCGTTTTAAACTATCCCGTTGCCATTCTCCAAAAACGAGGAGTGAAACGTGGCTATGCAGTATCATTAGTTTTTATATCAGCATTGATAATTGTCATTGCTCTAGGTATCACTTTAGTACCCATTGTATTAGAGCAATTTAATGAAATGGTTAAAGTCTTCCCCCAATGGATTGATTCTAGTGAAGAAAAACTTCAAGTTTTAAATGATTGGTTCTTTAGGCACAAATTAAATCTGAATTTAAGTCAGCTATTAGCACAAGTAACCGATCAACTACCTAATGAATTAGAGTTCGTTACGGATAAACTTTTAAGCATTATTATAGACACGATTGATAGTGTTTCTGATTCATTAATCATAGTAGTGCTGACTTTTTATCTCTTGTTAGATGGGCCAAGAATTTGGGAGGGAATATTTAAGAAGTTACCAGGGAAATTTACTCAACAGGTAAGCCAGTCTATTCAGCAAAACTTCCAAAATTATTTGATTGGGCAGGTAACATTGGCTTTATTGATGGGAGTTTCAATAACATTATTGTTTTTAGGTTTTCAAGTCCAGTTTGCTTTACTCTTTGGCTTGGGAGTTGGGCTTTTGAGCTTAATTCCTTTTGGTGATGTCGTCAGTCTTGTTGTAATCACTTTTTTAATAGCCACACATGACTTTTGGCTAGCAGTAAAGGTTTTTGCAGTAGCTGTTGTCATTGATCAGTTAATCGATCAGGCGATCGCACCACGGCTTTTAGGCAGATTTACTGGACTTAGACCAATCTGGGTGTTAATCGCTTTACTTGTAGGAACCAATGTCGCTGGAGTCTTAGGTTTGCTAATCGCGGTACCTGTTGCTGGTTTTATTAAAGATGCAGCAGATGGGTTTTCTAAATCTAGTGATTCTGAGAATGTAGTTGAAAGTGAAGTGCCATCAGAATTGTTCTCAGAGGAATCAGTATAG
- a CDS encoding cytochrome b/b6 domain-containing protein, giving the protein MTLTPSQTRKPPTQAIAARIFHWCNIISLFIMLTSGLQIYNANPVFGGRAGLHIPPIFTLGGWLAGGRHWHFAAMWFFSLNLLWYGIYVLFTRRWRHRFVGANDLKALQKSHNSKRLIYAWHRIAYTAIIPILLLALFTGIGMYKPAQFPWIVDLFGNWQALRIVHFASVPMVILFAVIHYQLGQKAGGTELTESMF; this is encoded by the coding sequence ATGACTTTGACCCCCTCTCAAACTCGAAAGCCTCCAACTCAAGCGATCGCAGCCAGAATTTTCCACTGGTGTAACATCATTAGTCTATTTATCATGCTCACCAGTGGACTACAAATTTACAACGCCAACCCTGTTTTTGGTGGACGTGCAGGTTTGCACATTCCTCCGATATTTACTTTAGGAGGTTGGCTAGCAGGGGGGAGACACTGGCATTTTGCCGCAATGTGGTTCTTCTCGCTAAATCTTTTATGGTATGGAATTTATGTTTTATTTACCCGACGCTGGCGACATCGGTTTGTAGGTGCAAATGACCTCAAAGCATTACAAAAAAGTCACAATTCCAAACGCCTAATTTATGCTTGGCATCGGATTGCTTATACAGCAATTATTCCTATCTTGCTACTGGCGTTATTTACAGGAATAGGAATGTATAAACCTGCTCAATTTCCCTGGATTGTGGATTTGTTTGGCAATTGGCAAGCATTGCGAATTGTTCACTTTGCGTCAGTGCCAATGGTTATCTTATTTGCAGTGATTCACTATCAATTAGGGCAAAAAGCTGGTGGTACTGAATTAACAGAATCAATGTTTTAG